The sequence CAGCACGCGTTTCCCAACCAAACTGGTGCGCACCTTCACGACGTACCGTCTGCCGGGCGCATTCAATAAGCTGACCGTCGGCGGAGGGGTGAACTGGCAGGACAGCATTTATACCTATGCCACTAATCCAGCCGGCAATCGGGAAAAGATCGAGCAGGAGGCCTATGCATTGGTCAACCTGATGGCACGCTACGAGGTGACCGACAACCTCACCGCTCAGCTGAACGTGGATAATCTGACCGACGAGAAGTACTTCGATATGTTTGAAGCCTATGGTGCTCTGACCTACGGTGCGCCCCGTAGTGTCACCGCATCTGCGAAGTACCGTTTTTAAAGTCGCTGTTCGTGGGTGATCGCTTATATGCGCACCAGCTGACCGTTTGCTAAAGCCCCAGCCGTAAGGCCGGGGCTTTTTCAATTTTGAGGGAACCATGCGTGCGCATTTATGACCGTTACGATTCCGAGAATGAACCAGCCAGGACGTGCATGGCTCCGTTGGGATTCGTTTTGCGCTGCGCTAGCTGAATCGGGAAACGGTGCCGAATGAGATCGAGAATGAGGCTTTGCCAGGCTGATTGAGGGCTCACCGCCTGCAGGTAGCGGTTAGCCTTATCCAAGCGTTACAGCATCGCCGATATTGCCCATGCTGCCCCACTCATCACGGGCAGGCTCACCGCCAGGCGCGGCGCGTAGGGAAGCAGCATCAGCAAGGCGAAGCCCGCCAGCGAGATCAGGCCGAGCCAACCCACCACTGCCATGCCGCCCGGCCAGACCTGACATGACGAGTAGACGGCGAGCCCGAGCAGCGCAGTACCGGCCGGCACACATACGCGACGAAGCCCGGTCGGCACATGTGGGTTGACCAGTTGCTTCCAGTGGCGCTCCTTGCCCAGGCAGAAACCCAGCATGCCGGCGTAGGCCAGTATGAGGCTCGCGAACAGGGCTGAACCGTTCATGAGGACGCTCCTTGCGCTGTGCGGCTCGGGCGAGCCGAGCGGGCGTTTCGGGTGGCGATGACCGCCGGAATTTTCCACACGGTCCAGCCAAGAATAAGCCCCATCGAAGCCACGCTCGCCAGCAGGGACAGCCGCATGACGTCCAGCGCGCCCTGGGCCGTCCACAGGTCCAGCAGCGGTAGTGCGAGGGCCAACAGCGCGGCGACCGACAGCTGTTCGCGCCAGGCAGCCAGCGGCTTGCGCAGCCAGGTGTGCAGCCAGCTCAGCGCCCAGGTGCCGAAGAACAACCGCAGCTCCCAATCCTGACGGTCAGCCAGCGCTGCCGGTAGCAGCCGGTTGCTCCACAGAAACGCCACGCAGGCCAGCAAGAGCCCGGCGATCATCGCCACGTTGAGGCCCTCTACGACGCGCAGAAAGCGAGGGTTGGCCTTGGCCTGTTTGCGTTGTTTGACCGCATAGAGCACGAGTCCCGTACCGATCATGGCGCAGCTGATCAGGCCACAGATGAAATACAGCCAGCGCATCGGATAGCCGCCGAACTGCGCGAAGTGCAGACCTGCCATCACCCGCTGGGTCAGTTGACTGGTGCCAGAGGGCTCCGGCGCCCGGATCAGTTCGCCGGAGACGCCGTCGAAGACCATGCCTTCACCCTTGGTCAGCTCGATGCGATTGCCCAGCACGGGACGTGCCGTGACCTGGGCGTTGGCGAAGCCCGGGTTGCTCACGGCCAGGGCGCCGATCATGCCTTTGCCGTAGTGCGCCTCGGCACGGCTGACGATCTCACCCAACGCAAGTAGCGGGGCTGCCGGCGCCGAGGCTGATTTGTCACCGCGCCCTTCGCCATGCCGCGCCGGCCCGTTGCGCGTGCCCTGCTGCTCGCCGCGATCCTGCTCGGCAGCGCGGGCAGGCTGCGCCTCACGGAAGTAGGCCTGGCGATCGCCGTCGTAGAGGGCGTCTATTGCGGCTGGCATGTAGATCAGGAAGAAAATCACCAGGCCGGTATAGGTGATCATCAGGTGGAACGGCAGCAGCAGGACGGCGCTGGCGTTATGGCCGTCGAGCCAGGAGCGTTGACCCTTGGCGGGGCGGAAGGTGAAGAACTCCTTGAAGATCTTCTTGTGGATGATGATCCCGCTGATCAGCGCCACCAGCATCGCCATGGCTGCGAACCCGACCACCCATACTCCCAGCGTGCGCGGCATGTGCAACGTGTAATGGAAATGGAAGAAGAAGTTGCCTCCAAGGGTTTCTCGCGGTTGGACGGTCTCGCCGGTCAGCGGATCCAGCTGAGTACCGCCGCCGCCTCGGCGCCGTTCGCCGACGGATACCCCGAGAGCCGGCGAGCGCTCGGTCGGCAGGTCGATGTTCCAGTTCGATTCACCGCCGTGGTGCGTCGTCAACCAACGCTGCGCAACGTTGGCGGCGGCGGCCGCTGACTGTGCCCGATCGGTCAGCTCGGGCTGCATCCACCAGTTGATCTCCTTGTCGAACACCGCCAGGGTGCCCGTGAAAAAAATCGCGAACAGCACCCAGCCGAGCAACAGGCCACACCAGGTGTGCAGCCAGGACATGGATTGTGTGAGGCTTCCCTTCATCGCACCACCTCCAGCAGTTGCGGCCAGAAACCGACACCCGCCAGGGGGATGGCGAGGCTCGCGCCGACCAGCACGCGGCGTACCGATGCGGCTGAAAAAGCCCACAAAATGAATGCCAGATAAACCATGAACGACGGCAGCGAGGCGGCAGTCAACGCATCGATCCGGTCCAGCGGCAATAACCGCGCGACGGCGGCGGTCGCGGCGTAGGTAAAGGCATAGCCACCGAAAATGGCTAGGACGGTACGCATGGCGATGTCCCGCCAGTTACCGCCCGATTGCGACGTGGAACCAATCACGACGAACTCCGGAACCAAACAGAACCATACGAAAAGTACCCAGCCGTTGCTGTGCTTGTCGGCTGGGCACTGCCTCTTTCATGAGCGGTAATCATCCGTGCCGATGCGCTCGGACCAGGCCGATGAGTTGGCAGCGCAAGGCCCCCATCGAGCCACGAGACACACCTTGTGGCAGGGCGTTTCGTTCGTCGCCTCAGAAGGAAACGCTCATCCCGACCGTGTAGCGGCGTCCGTCCAATACGGTTTCGTAGCTTGCGTAGTCGATCTGCTGATTGAAAACGTTGTACACACCGGCCAGCAGCTTGAGGTTCTGATTGACGTCGTAGGTGCCGCCGACATCGACCAGGGTGTAGGCGGGTGTGCTCTCGGCCATGCTGGTACGCGACAGGTATTCGGACGTTTCGCTGCGGTAATTGAGCCGTGCCCAACTGCCCAGACGGTCGCTTGCCTGCCAGTCCAGCGTGGTGTTGAACATGTGCTTGGGCATCTGATTCAGCGGTTCGCCACGGAAGTCGCCGCTGCGCTGTTCCGATTCGGTGTAGGTGTAGTTGGCGGCCAGCGAAACGCTCGCGGTGATGTCCCAGTCGAAGGTGGCTTCGACACCGCGCATGCGCGCCTCATCGACGTTCACCCGGTCACTGATGAAGCGGTACGCCTCGCCGTTGACCACGCACTGGCCCGAGGCATTGCCGGTGGTATCTGTGCAGCGGCGAAGCTCGGTGATCTTGTCCTTGAAGTCGGTGTTGAACAGTGTCACGCCGGCCGAGACACCGTTCAGGCCGTCCCAGAGCACACCGATTTCCTGGCTCAGGCTTTCCTCAGGCTTGAGCGAGGAGTTACCGACGATCACCGCGGGATCGCCTCGGCCGCCACCGGTGATCTGGCCCCAGTTGTCCACCGCGGCGCGGATGTCAGGCGAGCGGTACCCGCTGGAAACCCCACCTTTGACCGTCCATTGCTCCGTTGCCTGCCACACGCCGTAGACGCGCGGAGACCAGTGGGTGCCGTAGTTTTCATCGCGATCCATGCGCAGGCCGGTGGTCAGCGCGAAGCTGTCGGTCAGGCTCCACTCGTCTTCGGCGAAAAGCGCCCAGGACCAGCGCGTCAGGCGGGTAAGGTCCTCGGCGCCGGCCAGTTGGTTGCCCTTGTCAGACAGGTCCTCGTACTTGTATTGCCCACCGAGGGTGGCTACGTGGTCGCCTAGAAAGAGAGAGCTTTGCGTATTGAAGACGCTGTTTTCCAACTCCATTTCGCGCCCCGGGTTCTCGATCCGCTCCTGCTGCAGATAGGTTTCCGATTGGCCGGAATCCCAGCGGCCGGTGTGGCTGATGGAGTAGTGCGTGCGGTCGTAATCCGACAGCGAATCGCTGTTACCGGTGCCGGAGCGGTTCAGGCTGGCGTTGCGTTCCTGCTCGGTCTTGCCCACTTCCAGCACGAGGTCATTGGCCTCGTTGGGTGTGAACGACAACTTCGCCGTTGCGCTGTCGGCCTTCTGCTGATTGAACCCGCTAGGGATGTCGTCTTCGTCTCGGCGAGACGTCTGGCCGTAGACCTGCAGCCCGAGCAGGCCGTCGACCAAGGGCCCGGAAAGGTAGCCGTTGATGCTGTGGTAATCGCCGGAATCGGAACGGTCCTGGAAGGTTTTTTCAGTCCGTATGCCGCCAT comes from Stutzerimonas stutzeri and encodes:
- a CDS encoding DUF3325 domain-containing protein, with protein sequence MNGSALFASLILAYAGMLGFCLGKERHWKQLVNPHVPTGLRRVCVPAGTALLGLAVYSSCQVWPGGMAVVGWLGLISLAGFALLMLLPYAPRLAVSLPVMSGAAWAISAML
- a CDS encoding PepSY-associated TM helix domain-containing protein, whose translation is MKGSLTQSMSWLHTWCGLLLGWVLFAIFFTGTLAVFDKEINWWMQPELTDRAQSAAAAANVAQRWLTTHHGGESNWNIDLPTERSPALGVSVGERRRGGGGTQLDPLTGETVQPRETLGGNFFFHFHYTLHMPRTLGVWVVGFAAMAMLVALISGIIIHKKIFKEFFTFRPAKGQRSWLDGHNASAVLLLPFHLMITYTGLVIFFLIYMPAAIDALYDGDRQAYFREAQPARAAEQDRGEQQGTRNGPARHGEGRGDKSASAPAAPLLALGEIVSRAEAHYGKGMIGALAVSNPGFANAQVTARPVLGNRIELTKGEGMVFDGVSGELIRAPEPSGTSQLTQRVMAGLHFAQFGGYPMRWLYFICGLISCAMIGTGLVLYAVKQRKQAKANPRFLRVVEGLNVAMIAGLLLACVAFLWSNRLLPAALADRQDWELRLFFGTWALSWLHTWLRKPLAAWREQLSVAALLALALPLLDLWTAQGALDVMRLSLLASVASMGLILGWTVWKIPAVIATRNARSARPSRTAQGASS
- a CDS encoding iron transporter → MIGSTSQSGGNWRDIAMRTVLAIFGGYAFTYAATAAVARLLPLDRIDALTAASLPSFMVYLAFILWAFSAASVRRVLVGASLAIPLAGVGFWPQLLEVVR
- a CDS encoding ligand-gated channel protein, with the protein product MVTFNRRPLVCAIAAATWASTPVSAAEPVELSNVVVTASGFQQQIKEAPASISVVTREQLEKKSYRDVTDALRDIPGVVITGGASSSDISIRGMASKYTLILIDGKRMESRATRPNSDGPGIEQGWTPPLEAIERIEVVRGPMSSLYGSDAMGGVINIITRKVADTWHGGIRTEKTFQDRSDSGDYHSINGYLSGPLVDGLLGLQVYGQTSRRDEDDIPSGFNQQKADSATAKLSFTPNEANDLVLEVGKTEQERNASLNRSGTGNSDSLSDYDRTHYSISHTGRWDSGQSETYLQQERIENPGREMELENSVFNTQSSLFLGDHVATLGGQYKYEDLSDKGNQLAGAEDLTRLTRWSWALFAEDEWSLTDSFALTTGLRMDRDENYGTHWSPRVYGVWQATEQWTVKGGVSSGYRSPDIRAAVDNWGQITGGGRGDPAVIVGNSSLKPEESLSQEIGVLWDGLNGVSAGVTLFNTDFKDKITELRRCTDTTGNASGQCVVNGEAYRFISDRVNVDEARMRGVEATFDWDITASVSLAANYTYTESEQRSGDFRGEPLNQMPKHMFNTTLDWQASDRLGSWARLNYRSETSEYLSRTSMAESTPAYTLVDVGGTYDVNQNLKLLAGVYNVFNQQIDYASYETVLDGRRYTVGMSVSF